TGAATGTATTCGAATAAAGCAATAAAAAACTCTGGTCATCAAAAGACCAGAGCGACAGTGATTGTAAAGTTAATTTACTTGTTTCCTAGTTTTCTGTTTTTTCCTAATACGATAAAAGACAACCAATCCTACCAGGACTAGTGCAATCCCGAGGAGGATATTTTGTTCCATATTCCCTTCCATTAATCCAGCAGGGATCAATGATAACACAAAGAAAAATATGAGATTTCCAAACATGGTTCCAACCAAGAAATGCTTAAACTTAATGGAACTTAGGCCACTGAGAATATTTATTAAGCTTGTTGGTACGAATGGAATAATTCGGGCTTGGAAAACAAAGAGCAGCCCATTTTGCTCCATTTTTGATAAAAGTTCCGGATTTGTCTTTTTCTGTACCCAATCATTAAAAAAATATCGGCTTCCAAAAAACCAAATTCCAGCAGCTATAACACTTGTTACCCAACTCCAGAGTAGACCATTAAAAAACCCGAACAATGCGTAGTTTATTGTGATGATGATTATGAGAGGAATAATCGTAAATGAATTTTGAATCACCATAATGATGAAAGTAAAGAAGAATTTCGAAAACGTGGTATCTTTTAATGACATGATGATTGAATCCAAGTCCCCGATTCTAAGCAGCCTGAAGGTTTCGCTGTTATGAATCACCAAAAAAATGATCAATATTATCCCAATAAAGGAAATAATTTTTCTCCAAATATTAATCACCTATTTTCTTTTTTAGGTAATCTCGTATGAGTAAATATATTCCTATACCTATCATACCATGCAAAAATAATGGGTGATAAAAAAAGATGCCACAAATATCTGCGACATCTTTTTTATGATTCACGGCTGTGACTAGACTGTTGATTAGCGCTCCATTAAGGAATGCTGCTTGGAATAATCACCGCAGGGACAGGCGGTCTTTGCCTGTCCGAGGCGCTACGCTTTCCGCGGGCTCGCCCATGAGCCTCCTTACAGCTTCGCACCTGCAGGGTCTCACTCAGCTCGTTCTTCCCGCAGGACTTTGAATTTACTTCATCGAATAATCGCCGCACGAAGGAAATGCGATAGCATTTTCGAGGATCGAGCGCCTTCCGCGCCAATCAACAGGTTCTAAAATCACAGGTTCTATTTACACAACTATGATTATAGAACCGAAAATTCTTCTACCAGTTCACTAAACTTTTTCATGGCGTTTTCGATTGGCTCTGGTGTGGTTAAATCGACTCCTGTCTTCTTTAATAGCTCAAGAGGATAATCGCTGCTTCCGCTCCTTAAGAAGGTTAGATAGGATTGCAATGTTTCTGAATCACCATCCAGTATTCTTGTGGCAAGGTGGATCGCTGAAGCGAAACCAGTTGCGTACTTATAGACGTAAAATGGACGATAGAAATGAGGAATTCTCGACCAGCCAAATTTCACTTCTTCATAAAAAACCACTGCATCCCCATTATATTCTCTGAACAACGCTTCATAGGTTTGATTAAATACCTCAACATTTAATGGTATATCCTTCTCTGCAAGCTCATGAGTGATTTTCTCAAATTCTGCAAACATTACTTGTGTGAAGAAAGTACCCTTAAATTGATCAATAAAATGATTCAATAAATGTTTTCTTACCTCAAGGTTCTTTTCCGTATTTAACAAATAATTAATCAATAAAACTTCATTGACTGTAGAAGCTACTTCAGCAACAAAGATACTGTAACGAGCTGTAATTTGGGGTTGATGCTGCGAGCTCAATTTACTATGGACTCCATGCCCACACTCGTGTGCGAGGGTAAATAAACTGTCTAAATCGTCTTGATGATTTAGTAATATAAATGGGTGAACACCATAAATCCCCAAGTTATAGGCGCCAGACCGTTTGCCAGGAGTCTCTCGGACATCGATATAACGCGCGTCCTTGAATTCTTTTAGAATAGATACATACTCCTCCCCAAGTGGAGCTAATGCCTTTATCATGGTTTCATACGCTTCCTCATACGGAATTACCTGTTTCACACCCTGTACTAAAGGAACAGACATATCATACTGGCGCAGTTCATCTAGCTGCAGTTTTGCCTTCCGAATTTCAGAGTACCTGTGAAGAGGTGCGATATTATCTTTCGTCGCTTTAATAAGATTCTCATAAACTTCTTTAGGCACCAAATCGCCGAATAATCCTTTTTCTAATGCCGAAGGGTATTTTCTGATTCTAGCCATTGTTACGTTATTTTTTATTGCTGCAGACAGTGTACTCGCAATCGAATTTTTCAATTCAACATATGGTTTATAATAGGCTTTGTAAGCCTCTCTTCGCTTATCGCGGTCTTCATCCTCGATTAATTTCGAGTACATTCCTCTTGTCAGCTGAACCTTTTCACCGTTATGATCGGTAACATCACCGAACTTAATATCCGCATTATTAATCATTCCAAACGTTGTACTTGGAGCTGACAGAGCTTCCCCTAATTGAGATAATACTTCTTCCTGGTCTTTACTAAGG
This genomic stretch from Neobacillus niacini harbors:
- a CDS encoding TVP38/TMEM64 family protein; this encodes MSLKDTTFSKFFFTFIIMVIQNSFTIIPLIIIITINYALFGFFNGLLWSWVTSVIAAGIWFFGSRYFFNDWVQKKTNPELLSKMEQNGLLFVFQARIIPFVPTSLINILSGLSSIKFKHFLVGTMFGNLIFFFVLSLIPAGLMEGNMEQNILLGIALVLVGLVVFYRIRKKQKTRKQVN
- the pepF gene encoding oligoendopeptidase F; this encodes MTTYTSRQDVPSNEKWNLEDIYSDLSKWESDLQLVENMAEKLRQFDGAITDGKSLYQYLKQREELSYTFNHVYAYSMLRVDEDTRDASSQSLLNRAKGLSVKVSASTSFFMPFLLGLDKETLSSYIAEEEGLKYFEEDLYESFRYKKHVLSKDQEEVLSQLGEALSAPSTTFGMINNADIKFGDVTDHNGEKVQLTRGMYSKLIEDEDRDKRREAYKAYYKPYVELKNSIASTLSAAIKNNVTMARIRKYPSALEKGLFGDLVPKEVYENLIKATKDNIAPLHRYSEIRKAKLQLDELRQYDMSVPLVQGVKQVIPYEEAYETMIKALAPLGEEYVSILKEFKDARYIDVRETPGKRSGAYNLGIYGVHPFILLNHQDDLDSLFTLAHECGHGVHSKLSSQHQPQITARYSIFVAEVASTVNEVLLINYLLNTEKNLEVRKHLLNHFIDQFKGTFFTQVMFAEFEKITHELAEKDIPLNVEVFNQTYEALFREYNGDAVVFYEEVKFGWSRIPHFYRPFYVYKYATGFASAIHLATRILDGDSETLQSYLTFLRSGSSDYPLELLKKTGVDLTTPEPIENAMKKFSELVEEFSVL